The Gopherus evgoodei ecotype Sinaloan lineage chromosome 8, rGopEvg1_v1.p, whole genome shotgun sequence genome includes a region encoding these proteins:
- the FAF2 gene encoding FAS-associated factor 2, with protein MAAPEERELTAEQTERLLQFQDLTGIESMDQCRHTLEQHNWNIEAAVQDRLNEQEGVPSVFNPPPSRPLQVNTADHRIYSYVVSRPQPRGLLGWSYYLIMLPFRFTYYTLLDIFRFAVRFIRPDPRSRVTDPVGDIVSFIHMFEEKYGRIHPVFYQGTYSQALNDAKRELRFLLVYLHGDDHQDSDEFCRNTLCAPEVITLINTRMLFWACSTNKPEGYRVSQALRENTYPFLAMIMLKDRRMTVVGRLEGLIQPDDLINQLTFIIDANQTYLVSERLEREERNQTQVLRQQQDEAYLASLRADQEKERKKKEERERKRRREEEVQQQKLAEERRRQTLQEEKVRKSECLPPEPHPDDPESVKIIFKLPNDSRVERRFHFSQSLTVIHDFLFSLKESPEKFQIEANFPRRVLPCLPTEEWPNPPTLQEAGLSHTEVLFVQDLTDD; from the exons GACTTGACTGGCATAGAGTCTATGGACCAGTGTCGTCATACCCTGGAGCAACACAACTGGAACATAGAG GCAGCTGTACAGGACCGGTTGAATGAGCAAGAGGGCGTCCCAAGTGTCTTCAATCCACCTCCATCCCGGCCGTTGCAGGTCAATACAGCCGACCACAGGATCTACAGCTATGTTGTTTCAAGGCCGCAACCAAGG GGCCTGTTGGGATGGAGTTACTACTTGATAATGCTTCCATTCCGATTTACCTATTACACGTTACTTGATATATTTAG GTTTGCTGTGCGTTTTATACGCCCTGATCCTCGCAGTAGGGTCACGGATCCAGTGGGTGACATTGTTTCGTTTATTCATATGTTTGAGGAAAAATATGGGAGAATACACCCTGTCTTCTACCAGGGAACATACAGCCAG GCGCTGAATGACGCCAAGCGGGAGCTGCGCTTCCTGTTGGTTTATCTTCACGGTGACGACCACCAAGATTCAGACGAATTCTGTCG caACACACTGTGCGCACCGGAGGTGATCACCCTCATCAACACTAGGATGCTTTTCTGGGCATGCTCCACAAACAAACCAGAGGGATACAGAG tgtcccagGCTCTGCGTGAGAACACATACCCATTCCTCGCCATGATTATGTTGAAAGATCGCAGAATGACGGTGGTGGGACGGCTAGAAGGCCTCATCCAGCCTGATGACCTCATTAACCAGCTGACATTCATCATTGATGCCAACCAGACGTACTTGGTGTCTGAGCGGCTGGAAAG GGAGGAGAGAAACCAAACGCAGgtcctgaggcagcagcaggatGAGGCGTACCTGGCTTCCCTGCGGGCGGATCAGGAAAAGGAACGCAAGAAAAAGGAGGAGCGggagaggaaaaggagaagggaagaggaggtGCAGCAGCAGAAGCTAGCGGAGGAGAGACGGCGCCAG ACTCTGCAGGAGGAGAAGGTGCGCAAATCGGAATgccttccaccggagccgcaCCCTGATGATCCTGAGAGTGTGAAGATCATTTTCAAGCTGCCCAACGATTCCAGAGTGGAGAGGCGATTCCATTTCTCACAGTCATTAACG GTGATCCATGACTTCCTGTTCTCCTTGAAAGAGAGCCCAGAGAAGTTCCAGATTGAGGCCAACTTCCCTCGCCgtgtcctgccctgcctccctaCAGAGGAGTGGCCCAACCCCCCCACgctgcaggaggctggactcagcCACACGGAAGTTCTCTTTGTTCAGGACCTCACGGACGATTGA